AGTTCCTTCTCCCGGTCATAGGACCTGTGCAGGAGCGCAATTATCCTGCGCGCCATGATGTAACTGCCGGCAGCCCCCAGAAGCAGGAAGATGATTGCGGCGAATAACCGCACGGGGGCGGAGTCAATAACATAGACCGCGAGTGAAAATAGAATGACAGGCGCAGCGAGCGCTATCAACACTATCGGAGTAAGTTTTGGCTTGAACCCGTTGGAGTCCATGGTATGACCTCAGGTGATAGTCGAATCTATTATAACATAAATACCTGCCCGCCATTCTTATTATGCAAGCATGGTGCCACGATCTTAGTGGCCTGAGGTTTGCATGTGTCAAGGCGGGCCGCGATCGTTTTATCCGTTCGGAAAGACAGCAGCGCGGCCCATTCGCCGGGAAGGAAGGACTCAGCTTTCTTCCCGGTTCCATGTATCGAACAGGAGGTTGCCGGGAAATGGGAGTCACTTGCACAAACAGTACAAATGTTGAGCCAAAGGACGCATGGTCGCTCTACCCGACGGATATCTTGTTCCAGACTTCTTTCTGGAGCGAAGTGAAGCTCCAGCTTGGCTGGAAGACACACGCATTTGATTTTAAATCCCCGGGAGCAGAAGGCGACATTCTCATCCTCATACGTCATCTGGGCAAAGGGATAAAGGCAGCGTACGTCCAGCAGGGACCGGAGAACGGTCCCCATCCTGAAGAATACGGCCCTTTCCTGGAGAACTTGTCTGAGGCACTCATGAAGCATATCGGGAAGGATCTGGCCTTCATTCGGTACGATCTTCCCTGGCCGTCGCAGTATGGCGGTAATGGAATGGAACCACGGCTATATCCGGACGGTTCGATCCGACCGGAGCCAAGACTTCAGGAGATCCGGATGAACTTCGGAACGCAGTCGTGGAACCTTCGCAAGGCCGCCGTTGACATGACCGTAGCTGACGCTTTAATAATTGACCTCGCACAGTCCGAAGAGAAGATCCTGGCAGGTATGAAGCCAAAGACCCGATACAACATACGCCTCGCCAGGAGAAAGGGCGTGGAGGTGGTGCATTCCGGCATCAATGAACTGCCTGCCTTCTATGATCTGTACCGCCAGACCTCGGAACGCAATAAGTTTGATGCCTGTAGTTACAACTATTTCTCTGCCCTATACTCCGCTCTTGCTTCGAGCCCGGACTCGTCCGAGGTCCATTTCCTGCTGGCAAGGCACAAGAAAGACGTCCTCGCAGGCGCGATCATTACGATCTCGGGACGGATGGCAACGTATTTGTTTGGGGCATCGTCGAACCAGAACCGGAATATGATGGCGCCCTATGCGGTGCAATGGGCCGCCATCCGCCTTGCCCGGGCGAAAGGCTGCCTGACCTATGATATGGG
This sequence is a window from Syntrophorhabdaceae bacterium. Protein-coding genes within it:
- a CDS encoding peptidoglycan bridge formation glycyltransferase FemA/FemB family protein, whose product is MGVTCTNSTNVEPKDAWSLYPTDILFQTSFWSEVKLQLGWKTHAFDFKSPGAEGDILILIRHLGKGIKAAYVQQGPENGPHPEEYGPFLENLSEALMKHIGKDLAFIRYDLPWPSQYGGNGMEPRLYPDGSIRPEPRLQEIRMNFGTQSWNLRKAAVDMTVADALIIDLAQSEEKILAGMKPKTRYNIRLARRKGVEVVHSGINELPAFYDLYRQTSERNKFDACSYNYFSALYSALASSPDSSEVHFLLARHKKDVLAGAIITISGRMATYLFGASSNQNRNMMAPYAVQWAAIRLARAKGCLTYDMGAVAPAPNPEHPFFGMYRYKTGFGGKIVHRGGTWDYPLIKEEYLVFRNAEMLGTV